GGGCGTCGACGGTCTGCGGGCGAGAATCGAGGATGTCGATGACACGCTTGTGCGTCTTCAGCTCGAACTGCTCGCGGCTCTTCTTGTCCACGTGCGGCGACCGCAGGACGGTCCACCGCTGGATCCGCGTGGGGAGCGGGATGGGGCCGCTGATGCGGGCGCCCGTCTT
This window of the Longimicrobium sp. genome carries:
- the rpsJ gene encoding 30S ribosomal protein S10, whose amino-acid sequence is MAGKIRIRLKGFDHAVIDQTTADIVRTAEKTGARISGPIPLPTRIQRWTVLRSPHVDKKSREQFELKTHKRVIDILDSRPQTVDALTKLDLPAGVDVEIKVD